One segment of Parvularcula sp. IMCC14364 DNA contains the following:
- a CDS encoding peptidoglycan-binding protein yields the protein MSNNSDDIYLRRWPRKSWDAEAPSVDDAAENASIPAEPLRADFQSAFDDRPVQEESFWFGTTGILVSAVIIIGVLFLTLMLGSRFLTSVTPKKITLEECAQACSQAKANSYDRVELQRDSLVDWLGEVGRGHYNGKRAQALLLSASQSDNMMIGLTEQYHTERKEDAALFYILSALNGYEEADTHLNRLGLDKDAADNVKTKLIRVHEINGGRGFLRLGQISLDPSFDKPGPIEVVDSRYENYSKYLPARDNKRAYLYFQLAALCGFGEAYDWLTYMSPKDGLSASQRDTQRAQAETELAERLDRYNVSEEKFCSGAYAREFFAPPAEEQASDTFGRGDDTLGLRRSSADASKAFRDNPGGVNARAETAIAPNCVGSNAPENCIDRDAFLTCADKSRYWFNRGEAEMARGNTGLARAFFSRTIEDGRQCGAESAVLASRRLAALNLTCEYSPESLARIARGAGADGDVISLEIRQGALSALGHYQGTIDGRYGPQTRRAVSEFQRELGFQETGDLSPLETVYLVCSAADNARDRNAKNVLGVMYVTGLGVVQNTDTGLLWLKDAAESGDADALYNLAIIYGSGTVLSSYRLCDVVESVDRADAYLIEARAKGHPIAKKLLETYGRERPQVRWDRIKQEELEKVAFYNERFKPLTASCGPVPETSIESASVPADESTPDGEGEQE from the coding sequence ATGTCAAACAATTCAGATGATATTTATTTGCGGCGATGGCCCCGTAAGAGCTGGGACGCAGAGGCGCCGTCTGTGGATGATGCCGCTGAAAATGCGTCGATCCCTGCTGAGCCGTTGAGGGCAGACTTCCAGTCAGCATTCGATGATCGCCCGGTGCAGGAAGAATCGTTCTGGTTTGGCACAACAGGTATTCTTGTAAGCGCAGTTATTATCATCGGGGTTTTGTTCCTGACATTGATGCTGGGGTCGCGCTTCCTGACCTCGGTAACGCCCAAAAAAATTACGCTTGAGGAATGTGCGCAGGCCTGCTCCCAGGCCAAGGCAAACTCTTATGACAGAGTTGAACTGCAGCGTGATTCACTCGTTGACTGGCTCGGGGAAGTGGGTCGGGGTCATTATAATGGCAAACGTGCGCAGGCGCTGCTTCTGTCTGCCTCCCAGTCAGATAATATGATGATCGGCCTGACCGAGCAGTATCATACGGAGCGCAAGGAAGATGCAGCGCTGTTCTATATTCTGTCAGCCCTGAACGGATATGAAGAGGCAGACACTCATCTCAACCGGTTGGGCCTGGACAAAGACGCGGCAGACAACGTCAAAACCAAATTGATCCGAGTGCACGAGATCAACGGTGGGCGCGGATTCCTCCGTCTTGGACAGATCTCACTGGATCCGTCTTTCGACAAACCAGGTCCGATTGAAGTGGTTGACAGCCGCTATGAAAATTACAGCAAATATTTGCCCGCGCGCGACAATAAACGCGCTTACCTGTATTTTCAACTGGCGGCTCTGTGCGGCTTTGGCGAAGCCTATGACTGGCTGACATATATGTCCCCGAAAGACGGGCTGTCAGCCAGCCAGCGCGATACACAACGCGCACAGGCGGAAACAGAACTGGCAGAGCGTCTTGACCGATATAATGTCAGTGAAGAGAAATTTTGCTCTGGTGCCTATGCGCGCGAGTTTTTTGCCCCCCCAGCGGAAGAGCAAGCCAGTGACACGTTCGGCCGGGGCGATGACACACTAGGCTTGAGGCGATCCTCAGCTGATGCGTCGAAAGCGTTCCGCGACAATCCCGGCGGCGTCAATGCGCGTGCAGAGACCGCCATTGCGCCAAATTGTGTTGGCAGCAACGCTCCGGAAAACTGCATAGACCGTGACGCTTTCCTGACATGTGCTGATAAGTCCCGATACTGGTTTAATCGTGGCGAAGCTGAAATGGCCAGAGGTAATACAGGTCTGGCGAGAGCGTTCTTCTCAAGAACGATTGAGGATGGCCGCCAATGCGGTGCAGAATCAGCCGTTCTGGCTTCACGCCGTCTGGCTGCATTGAATTTAACCTGTGAATATTCACCTGAAAGTCTGGCGCGGATTGCACGCGGTGCGGGCGCCGATGGCGATGTCATCAGTCTTGAGATACGCCAGGGGGCGCTAAGCGCACTGGGGCATTATCAGGGCACGATTGATGGCCGGTATGGTCCGCAGACCCGCCGAGCTGTTTCTGAATTTCAACGTGAACTTGGCTTTCAGGAAACAGGTGATCTGTCTCCGCTGGAGACTGTCTATCTGGTTTGCAGCGCCGCCGATAACGCCCGTGACAGAAATGCCAAGAATGTTCTTGGTGTTATGTATGTGACAGGTCTTGGTGTTGTTCAGAATACGGATACTGGCCTGCTCTGGCTCAAGGATGCGGCTGAGAGCGGTGATGCCGACGCGCTTTACAATCTTGCCATTATTTATGGCAGTGGCACTGTGTTAAGCAGCTACAGGCTCTGCGATGTCGTGGAGAGTGTTGATCGTGCTGATGCCTATCTTATTGAAGCACGCGCCAAAGGACATCCGATTGCGAAAAAACTTCTGGAGACTTACGGGCGTGAGCGTCCGCAGGTGCGCTGGGATAGGATCAAGCAGGAAGAGCTTGAAAAGGTCGCTTTTTATAACGAGCGATTCAAGCCACTGACGGCATCATGTGGCCCAGTGCCGGAGACATCAATCGAGAGTGCATCTGTCCCAGCAGATGAAAGCACACCAGATGGTGAGGGAGAGCAGGAATGA